In one Candidatus Woesearchaeota archaeon B3_Woes genomic region, the following are encoded:
- a CDS encoding threonylcarbamoyl-AMP synthase has translation MEIINRDEYNLKKDQFLERIEQGAVFIYPTDTIYGIGSSALNQEAVRTIRKAKNRRKMPFSIIAPSKKWIRKNCEVSEEAEKWIRKLPGQFTLILKLKTPNAVDKAVNKRLNTLGVRIPKHWTSEIAKDLDIPIVTTSANVAGREFMTSIDDLDNRIKSKTDFMINVGEIKGKPSKLIDLTKKGFEIKER, from the coding sequence ATGGAGATAATAAATAGAGATGAATACAACCTAAAAAAGGACCAATTTTTAGAAAGAATAGAACAAGGCGCTGTATTTATCTATCCAACAGACACGATCTATGGTATAGGATCAAGTGCCCTAAACCAAGAAGCAGTAAGAACAATAAGAAAAGCAAAAAACAGAAGGAAAATGCCTTTCTCTATTATTGCGCCTTCTAAAAAATGGATAAGAAAAAACTGTGAAGTAAGTGAAGAAGCAGAAAAATGGATAAGAAAACTCCCAGGACAATTTACATTAATCCTAAAACTAAAAACACCAAATGCAGTTGATAAAGCAGTAAACAAAAGATTAAACACATTGGGTGTTAGAATACCAAAACACTGGACAAGTGAGATTGCAAAAGACTTAGACATACCAATTGTAACAACATCTGCAAATGTCGCAGGAAGAGAATTTATGACATCTATAGATGATTTAGATAATAGAATAAAATCTAAAACAGATTTTATGATTAATGTTGGAGAAATCAAAGGAAAACCTTCTAAACTAATAGACCTGACAAAAAAAGGTTTTGAAATAAAAGAAAGATAA
- a CDS encoding DNA (cytosine-5-)-methyltransferase yields the protein MRCIDLFAGIGGIRLGFENAGFNTVFSNDFEPACKETFDLNFDNSPLIIEDINKVDIDSIPDFDILLAGFPCQPFSIAGHRQGFKDSKGRGNLFFRIVEIIEQKRPKVIFLENVKNLKTHDNGKTFKIIKETLKEAGYFVKSKIVNSMIHGDLPQNRERILIVGFLDEEVADKFSFPKEIKLTKKIKDLLKIKVDEKYYYKGKPLYDRLKQDVKKRNTAYQWRRR from the coding sequence ATGAGGTGTATAGATTTATTTGCGGGAATTGGAGGAATAAGATTAGGATTTGAAAATGCTGGATTTAATACTGTATTTTCTAATGATTTTGAGCCTGCTTGTAAAGAAACATTTGATTTAAACTTTGATAATTCACCTTTAATAATTGAAGATATTAACAAAGTTGATATTGATTCTATTCCTGATTTTGATATTCTATTAGCGGGATTTCCATGCCAACCTTTTAGTATTGCAGGTCATAGACAAGGTTTTAAAGATTCTAAAGGAAGAGGTAATTTGTTCTTTCGTATTGTAGAAATTATAGAACAAAAAAGACCCAAAGTAATTTTTTTAGAAAATGTTAAAAATCTTAAGACCCATGATAATGGAAAAACTTTCAAAATTATTAAAGAAACCCTTAAAGAAGCAGGTTATTTTGTGAAGTCAAAAATAGTTAATAGCATGATTCATGGTGATTTGCCACAAAATCGTGAAAGAATTTTGATTGTTGGTTTTTTAGACGAAGAAGTCGCTGATAAATTCTCATTTCCAAAAGAAATAAAATTAACTAAAAAAATTAAAGATCTTTTAAAAATTAAGGTTGATGAAAAGTATTATTATAAGGGTAAACCTCTTTATGATAGATTAAAACAAGATGTTAAAAAAAGAAATACAGCATATCAATGGAGAAGAAGATAA